From a region of the Sesamum indicum cultivar Zhongzhi No. 13 linkage group LG3, S_indicum_v1.0, whole genome shotgun sequence genome:
- the LOC105159534 gene encoding calcium-dependent protein kinase 11 isoform X1, translating into MRRLSGSSSKPSYTVLPHQTPRLRDHYTLGKKLGQGQFGTTFHCIEKGTGTEYACKSISKRKLLCREDYEDVWREVQIMHHLSEHPTVVRIKGTYEDNLFVHLVMELCAGGELFDRIVQRGHYTEKKAAHLMKTIVGVVEACHSLGVMHRDLKPENFLFDTPDEDARLKATDFGLSVFFKPGQYLSDVVGSPYYVAPEVLHKFYGPEADVWSAGVILYILLCGVPPFWAETDNGIFRQILDGKLDLDSEPWPHISDSAKDLVQKMLDRNPGRRLSAHQVLCHPWIVDDTVAPDIPLGSAVLSRLKQFSAMNKLKKMALRVIAERLSEEEIGGLKQLFRMIDTDNSGAITFDELKQGLKRVGSELTESEIKTLMEAADVDNNGTIDYGEFLAATLHMNKIEREENLAAAFSFFDKDGSGYITIDELQQACKDFGIAEAHLDDMIKEADTDNDGRIDYGEFAAMMRKGNPALACRTQRGNLNFNLADALQGKTKMED; encoded by the exons ATGAGGAGACTTTCAGGATCATCATCCAAGCCTTCATATACAGTCCTTCCTCATCAAACCCCCAGACTCCGAGACCATTACACTTTGGGCAAGAAATTGGGTCAAGGCCAGTTCGGGACAACCTTCCATTGCATTGAGAAGGGCACCGGCACCGAATACGCATGCAAATCTATCTCAAAGCGCAAGCTTTTATGCCGGGAAGATTATGAGGACGTGTGGAGGGAGGTTCAGATAATGCACCATTTGTCCGAGCATCCCACCGTTGTCAGGATCAAAGGGACTTATGAGGACAACCTGTTTGTTCATTTGGTCATGGAATTATGTGCTGGCGGCGAGCTTTTCGACAGGATTGTGCAGAGGGGGCATTACACGGAGAAAAAGGCAGCTCACCTCATGAAAACCATTGTTGGGGTGGTGGAGGCTTGCCATTCTTTAGGCGTCATGCATAGAGATCTCAAGCCCGAGAATTTCCTTTTCGATACCCCGGATGAGGATGCAAGGCTCAAGGCAACGGATTTTGGTTTGTCCGTTTTCTTTAAACCTG GACAGTATCTTTCTGATGTCGTTGGAAGTCCTTACTATGTTGCCCCTGAGGTGCTGCACAAATTTTATGGACCTGAAGCCGATGTATGGAGTGCCGGTGTTATCCTATACATATTACTATGTGGGGTTCCACCTTTTTGGGCAG AGACGGATAATGGCATCTTCAGACAGATTTTGGATGGAAAATTAGATCTTGATTCTGAACCATGGCCTCACATTTCAGACAGTGCAAAGGATCTCGTGCAAAAGATGCTTGATAGAAACCCGGGAAGACGGCTTTCTGCTCATCAAGTCTTAT GTCATCCTTGGATTGTGGATGACACGGTTGCCCCAGATATACCCTTGGGATCAGCAGTCTTGTCGCGGCTAAAGCAGTTTTCAGCCATGAACAAACTTAAAAAGATGGCTCTACGT GTCATAGCAGAAAGACTTTCAGAAGAAGAGATAGGTGGATTGAAACAGTTGTTCAGAATGATAGATACAGACAACAGCGGTGCAATAACATTTGATGAACTAAAACAAGGTTTGAAAAGAGTAGGCTCTGAACTAACAGAATCAGAGATCAAAACACTAATGGAAGCG GCTGATGTGGACAACAATGGGACCATAGACTATGGAGAATTCCTTGCTGCAACCTTACATATGAACAAGATTGAACGAGAGGAAAATTTAGCCGCtgctttctctttctttgatAAGGATGGCAGTGGCTACATCACCATTGATGAACTTCAACAGGCTTGCAAAGATTTCGGCATTGCAGAAGCTCATCTTGATGACATGATCAAAGAAGCTGATACGGACAAT
- the LOC105159536 gene encoding subtilisin-like protease SBT3.4: MQTNNFFPTIILLLLLLLIPSMAEDSSSSSDAQVHIIYTERPHDQDPEAYHIKTLSSVLGSEDAAKKALLYSYKHAASGFSAKLTPEQVSAISKQPGVLQVVASQSVQLHGGGRGRGASINV; the protein is encoded by the exons ATGCAGACCAACAACTTTTTCCCCACAATTATACTACTTCTCTTATTGCTCTTGATCCCATCAATGGCGGAAgactcatcatcatcatctgaCGCCCAAGTTCACATTATTTATACCGAAAGACCTCATGACCAGGACCCAGAAGCCTATCATATCAAGACCCTCTCCTCTGTTCTTGGAAG TGAGGATGCTGCAAAGAAGGCTCTGCTGTACAGCTACAAGCATGCTGCCAGTGGCTTTTCTGCTAAGCTGACTCCTGAGCAAGTCTCTGCCATTTCAA AACAACCTGGTGTGCTCCAGGTTGTTGCAAGTCAGAGCGTGCAGCTGCATGGTGGTGGACGAGGTAGAGGTGCGAGTATCAACGTTTGA